The sequence AACCGATGATCCGGGTAAAGATGCTGGAAATTGGCGGCAGTGAACGGGCGATCGTGGCCGAATGGTGATCGGCGTCGGGCAGCAGGGCGGCACCTGCGCACACGATCGCTCCGGCCAGGGTTTCCCAGCGGTCCATTTGGAAGGTGCCCAGTCCCAGGTTCACCGATCCCACGGTGACCGGAGTCGTTATTGCCAACCATGCGGCTGCGCCGCTCACCGCGTGGTGTCCACCCATCATGCATTCAACCTTAGGTCTGGTCACCGACGTTTTAGCGGTGCGACGGAGGTAAGCTGGAACACATGAGTATTGTGCGTGAAGCTGTTCCGGGCGACTGCCCGCAGATCTTGGAGATGATCCAGGAATTGGCCGACTACGAAAAGGAACCAGATGCGGTGCACAACACCGTAGCTGATCTGCAAGAGCACCTCTTCGGCCCCAATCCCCAGGTATTCGCCCACGTGGCCGAGGATGAATCCGGCGAGCTGAAGGGCATGGCCCTGTGGTTCCTGACCTACTCCACCTGGGAAGGCCGGCACGGCATCCACCTCGAAGACCTCTACGTGCGCCAAGCGCAACGCGGTTCGGGCACCGGAACCGCGTTGCTGCGCACCCTGGCGCAGATCTGCGTACAGCGCGGCTACAAGCGCCTGGAATGGTCGGTGCTGGATTGGAATGAACCGGCGATCAAGTTCTACGACGCGATCGGCGCCGGTTCCATGGACGGCTGGACCACACGCCGCCTGGACGGCGAAGCACTGAACGCACTTGGCACCCGAGGAGCAAACTAATGCGGCATTACCGCGGTATGGACGTCACCGACCATCGCATCGAGGTCCCGCTGGACCATGCAGACCCGCAGGGCGAGAAGATCTCGGTCTTCGCCCGTGAAGTCAGCACCGATCAGGCCAAGCCCTGGCTCTTGTTCCTGCAGGGCGGCCCGGGCGGGAAATCTCCGCGCCCCGGTTCCCTGTCCGGCTGGCTTGCCGAGGCAACCAAGCACTTCCGCGTGCTGCTGCTGGACCAGCGCGGCACCGGGCTGTCTACCCCGGCCAATCGCAAGACCCTGACGCTGCGCGGGGACTTCGCAGCCCAGGCCCGCTACCTGCAGCATTTCCGTGCCGATTCGATCGTGCGTGATGCCGAAGCGCTGCGCGAGCACCTGGGCATCGAGCAATGGAGCACCCTGGGCCAGAGCTACGGCGGGTTCTGCACCCTGACCTATCTCTCGCTCTTCCCGCAGTCGCTGACCCGCTGCCTGGTCACCGGCGGACTGGCGTCGCTGGATGCCGACGCGAAAACCGTCTACCGGGCTACCTACCAGCGCATGGCCGAACGCAACCGCGAGTACTTCTCCTGGTACCCCGAGGACTTCAAGACCCTGCACAAGATCTACGAGCATGTGCGTGCCAACGAGGACGAACTGCTGCCCAACGGCCAGCGCGTCACCGTGCCGCTGGTGCAGATGCTGGGCATGCACTTGGGCGGGAACACCCGGGTGCACTTGCTGCACCATATTTTCGAGGAAGCCTTCAGCACCACCGCTGGCGGCGAACGCCTCTCGGACACCTTCCTCGAAGCGCTCTACGCCCAGTCATCTTTCGCGTCGAACCCGCTGTACGCACTGATGCACGAGACCATCTATGCCCAGGGCGACGCAACTAATTTTGCGGCCGAACAGGTCTTGGCCGAGTTCGAAAGCTTCACCAGCCACGCTGAAACACCGTTGCTGACCGGCGAGATGATCTACAGCTGGCACTTCTCCGAGGATCCCGCGCTGCGCCCGCTGGAGGATGTGGCGCGCATCCTGGCCGAGCACGAAGGCTTCGGCCCGCTCTACGACCTGGAGGTGCTGGCCGCGAACACCGTGCCGGTGGCGGCCGCGGTGTACCACGACGATGTCTACGTGGATCGCGAGTTATCCCTGCGCACCGCCTCGCAGGTCGCCGGGCTGCAGGCCTGGGTGACCGAGGATTACCACCACGACGGAATCGGCGATGAGGGGCCGGCAATCTTCCGCCGCCTGCTGGCGATGACCAACGGCGAGGACCCCGAAGCGGCCGCCGCGCAGTAGCCTGCACGTTTGCATCGTTCAACAGCCAAGGCGCTTGGATCCGGTAGCGGTTCCAAGCGCCTTGGCAGTTAAGCGTCGTACTCTCAGCGGTCTAGTTTCGAGGCAACCTGATCATTCAAGCGCTGCAGCAGCGGCACGGCCTGGGCCAGGATTTCTTGTTCCTTAGCGCTGAAGGAACTGATGTCCCCGGCCAGCGCCATGATCGCACGCTGGCGGTAGGCCTCAACCGCTTCCTTGCCGGCATCGGTGAGCTTCACCAGGCTGGCACGTCCATCATCGGGGTCCGGCTGGCGCTGGAGAAGCTGGTCATTTTCCATGCGGATCACCAGCCCGGTCATCGTAGGCTGGGCAACGCGCTGCTCGATCGCGAGGTCGCCCACGCGCTGCGGGCCCAGCCGATCCAGAACCGAGAGCACACGCCATGCGGTGACCGAGCGGCCTTGCCCGGCGGCCCGTCCCAAGAGCCGTGCCATCGTGCCCGAAGCGATAGCGACACCGGTTGCGATGTCGCTGGCCTGTGTTGAAATCTCGTTCATGAAATTCAGCCTAGCAGAATTGCATAGGCACCCTATCAGGGCATGGAAAAACCCGCCGGTCCAGCTGAAACAGCAGGTCCCGACGGGTTGGTCCGTACGTTATTTAGCGGTCGTCGTGCGAGGCGCGATCAGCGGCCTCGGCGTTAGCCGCGGCACGCTTTCCCCATGGGCTCCACAGGGACATCACGGTAGCGATGACGATCGCGCCCAGGATGACCAGCAGGGACAGTCCCACGGAGATATCCAGCCATGCGTAATCCAGCGGCTGGCCGCCATTGATGAATGGCAGGTTGTTCTCGTGCAATGCGTGGAAGACCAGCTTCACGCCGATGAAGGCCAGGATGAAGCTCAATGCGTGCTTCAGGAAGACCAGACGGTTCATCAGGCCACCGAGCAGGAAGTACAGCTGGCGCAGGCCCATCAGTGCGAAGATGTTCGCGGTGAAGACGATGAACGCGGACTTGGTCAGGCCGAAGATGGCCGGAATCGAGTCGAAAGCA comes from Glutamicibacter arilaitensis Re117 and encodes:
- a CDS encoding MarR family winged helix-turn-helix transcriptional regulator, with protein sequence MNEISTQASDIATGVAIASGTMARLLGRAAGQGRSVTAWRVLSVLDRLGPQRVGDLAIEQRVAQPTMTGLVIRMENDQLLQRQPDPDDGRASLVKLTDAGKEAVEAYRQRAIMALAGDISSFSAKEQEILAQAVPLLQRLNDQVASKLDR
- a CDS encoding alpha/beta fold hydrolase, which codes for MRHYRGMDVTDHRIEVPLDHADPQGEKISVFAREVSTDQAKPWLLFLQGGPGGKSPRPGSLSGWLAEATKHFRVLLLDQRGTGLSTPANRKTLTLRGDFAAQARYLQHFRADSIVRDAEALREHLGIEQWSTLGQSYGGFCTLTYLSLFPQSLTRCLVTGGLASLDADAKTVYRATYQRMAERNREYFSWYPEDFKTLHKIYEHVRANEDELLPNGQRVTVPLVQMLGMHLGGNTRVHLLHHIFEEAFSTTAGGERLSDTFLEALYAQSSFASNPLYALMHETIYAQGDATNFAAEQVLAEFESFTSHAETPLLTGEMIYSWHFSEDPALRPLEDVARILAEHEGFGPLYDLEVLAANTVPVAAAVYHDDVYVDRELSLRTASQVAGLQAWVTEDYHHDGIGDEGPAIFRRLLAMTNGEDPEAAAAQ
- a CDS encoding GNAT family N-acetyltransferase yields the protein MSIVREAVPGDCPQILEMIQELADYEKEPDAVHNTVADLQEHLFGPNPQVFAHVAEDESGELKGMALWFLTYSTWEGRHGIHLEDLYVRQAQRGSGTGTALLRTLAQICVQRGYKRLEWSVLDWNEPAIKFYDAIGAGSMDGWTTRRLDGEALNALGTRGAN